From one Solanum stenotomum isolate F172 chromosome 12, ASM1918654v1, whole genome shotgun sequence genomic stretch:
- the LOC125847613 gene encoding WRKY transcription factor 6-like, whose translation MDKGWGLTLENKPFFGFNHMMNRREEQLVADHHDKKEVDFFSHHNRKPIKKEDSNTTTITTPSEFIVNTGLQLVTASDQSTVDDGISSEIILEEERAKNELAQLQVELRRMNAENQRLRGMLTQVTNNYTALQMHLATLMQQQQISTTQQQIVEAKFDQENIVPRRFLELGPSGNDLSHNSHSSSEERTVSKSPRNDTQVTRHNKAGREESPELSESWVPNKVPKLNSSMPIDQTTDATMRKTRVSVRARSEAPMISDGCQWRKYGQKMAKGNPCPRAYYRCTMAVGCPVRKQVQRCAEDRTILNTTYEGTHNHPLPPAAMAMASTTSAATNMLLSGSMSSADGTLMNPNFLARTMLPCSSSMATISASAPFPTITLDLTQNQNSLTYNQRSTPISQFQIPFQSSPQHPNFITSMPPPPPPMPQVLHNQSKFSGLQISQDIHQPQQLQHVQNHRSFSDTLTAATAAITADPNFTAALAAAISSIITGPGKEQ comes from the exons ATGGATAAAGGATGGGGACTTACACTTGAGAATAAGCCATTTTTCGGGTTTAATCATATGATGAACCGTAGAGAAGAGCAATTAGTAGCTGATCATCATGACAAAAAAGAAGTTGATTTCTTCTCTCATCATAACAGAAAGCCTATAAAGAAGGAAGATTCGAAtactactactattactacGCCATCTGAATTCATCGTAAAT actGGTTTGCAGCTTGTGACTGCAAGTGATCAATCAACGGTAGATGATGGGATTTCGTCGGAGATAATACTAGAAGAAGAAAGAGCCAAAAATGAG tTAGCACAACTACAAGTTGAATTGAGAAGGATGAACGCCGAAAATCAACGTTTGAGAGGGATGCTTACCCAAGTCACCAACAATTATACTGCACTTCAGATGCATCTTGCTACACTCATGCAACAACAGCAGATTTCAACAACTCAACAGCAGATTGTGGAAGCAAAGTTTGATCAAGAAAACATAGTTCCAAGAAGATTCTTGGAATTAGGTCCAAGTGGTAACGATCTATCTCATAATTCCCATTCTTCATCAGAAGAAAGAACAGTTTCTAAATCACCTCGAAACGATACACAAGTTACAAGGCATAATAAGGCCGGCAGAGAAGAAAGCCCAGAATTATCTGAAAGTTGGGTACCTAACAAGGTCCCCAAATTGAATTCCTCAATGCCAATTGATCAAACAACAGATGCAACCATGAGGAAAACTCGTGTCTCCGTTCGTGCCCGATCAGAAGCTCCCATG ATTAGTGATGGATGCCAATGGAGAAAGTACGGGCAAAAAATGGCGAAAGGCAATCCATGTCCCCGAGCTTATTATCGGTGCACCATGGCTGTTGGTTGCCCCGTGCGCAAACAG GTTCAAAGGTGTGCTGAGGATCGGACAATTTTGAATACAACTTATGAAGGTACACACAACCACCCCCTACCACCAGCAGCGATGGCCATGGCATCAACTACATCAGCTGCAACAAATATGTTGCTATCAGGTTCGATGTCAAGTGCAGATGGGACGTTAATGAATCCGAATTTCCTAGCAAGGACTATGCTTCCATGTTCGTCAAGTATGGCGACTATTTCAGCATCAGCTCCATTTCCCACTATAACATTGGACCTAACTCAAAACCAAAACTCATTGACTTATAATCAAAGAAGTACTCCAATTTCTCAATTTCAAATTCCTTTCCAATCAAGCCCTCAACATCCGAACTTTATTACATCAAtgccaccaccaccaccaccaatgCCTCAGGTTTTACATAACCAATCAAAGTTTTCAGGCCTACAAATTTCTCAAGACATTCATCAACCTCAACAATTACAACATGTTCAAAACCACCGATCATTTTCCGACACGCTCACGGCCGCCACTGCTGCCATCACGGCTGATCCCAATTTCACTGCCGCTCTGGCCGCGGCCATCTCGTCCATAATTACTGGTCCTGGAAAAGAACAGTAG
- the LOC125847088 gene encoding uncharacterized protein LOC125847088 — protein sequence MEWDCFRFVRKCHKCQIHGDLIHSPPSELHPFVAWRMDVIGPIEPKASNGHRFILVAIDYFTKRVEAITFKAVTKKAVVDFVHSNIICCFDIPRTIITDNAANLNSNLMKETLLEKLPFALLGYRTIVSTSIGATLYLLVYGTEVVIPAEVKIPSLRIIVETEIEDTEWVKTDYSSSH from the exons ATGGAATGGGATTGCTTTCGCTTTGTAAGAAAATGTCATAAGTGTCAAATTCATGGTGATCTCATTCATTCACCTCCTTCAGAGTTGCACCCTTTTGTTGCATGGAGAATGGATGTCATCGGACCAATTGAGCCAAAAGCTTCTAATGGACATCGATTCATTTTGGTCGCAATTGATTACTTTACTAAAAGGGTGGAGGCAATCACTTTCAAGGCAGTCACTAAGAAGGCGGTCGTGGATTTTGTCCATTCAAACATCATTTGTTGTTTTGATATCCCAAGAACTATCATCACAGATAATGCTGCAAACCTTAATAGTAATTTGATGAAGGAG ACATTGCTTGAGAAACTGCCTTTTGCACTTTTGGGATATCGCACAATAGTGAGCACCTCGATTGGTGCAACTCTTTATTTGTTGGTGTATGGGACTGAGGTTGTGATACCAGCAGAAGTCAAAATTCCATCTCTTCGAATTATTGTCGAGACCGAAATTGAAGATACTGAATGGGTCAAAACTGACTACAGCAGTTCACATTAA